In the Mycolicibacterium thermoresistibile genome, one interval contains:
- a CDS encoding acyl-CoA synthetase — protein MSYPGAHAATAPDRPAVVMAGTGAVLTYGQLEDRSARLAAALHITGLRSGDVIALLTDNTATAFEVYWAALRSGLYITAINWHLAPEEAAYIVSDSGAKVVFCSAGVRDLGEQVAKLVTDVEQWYAFGGPVDGYASYDGLLASAGDTRLTDQPRGSEMLYSSGTTGRPKGIKPHRIPVQIDEPADPIVGLLQHAFGVSDDDVYLSPAPIYHTAPLKWCGAVHALGGTVVLMERFDAEQTLDAIEKYRVTATQMVPTMFVRMLQLPEEVRSRYDVSSLRLAVHAAAPCPPDVKDAMIHWWGPILVEYYGATEQHGTTIITTEEWRTKRGSVGRAAMGILHICDDAGAELPPGEIGTIYFEREVAPFVYHNDPEKTAQSRHPQHENWCTVGDVGYVDEDGYLFLTDRKGFTIISGGVNIYPQEIENVLTLHPKIFDVAVIGVPDPEMGEQVKAVVQLREGVEASDELAAEIIAYVRERIAHYKAPRSVDFVDELPRLATGKLAKRVLINRYQEAAR, from the coding sequence ATGTCGTATCCGGGAGCGCATGCGGCGACCGCGCCGGATCGCCCTGCGGTCGTCATGGCCGGCACCGGCGCTGTCTTGACGTACGGACAGCTGGAGGACCGTTCGGCCCGACTGGCCGCCGCGTTGCACATCACCGGGCTGCGTTCGGGTGACGTGATCGCCCTGCTGACTGACAACACGGCGACCGCGTTCGAGGTGTACTGGGCGGCGCTTCGTTCGGGTCTCTACATCACGGCGATCAACTGGCATCTGGCGCCTGAGGAGGCGGCCTACATCGTGTCGGACAGCGGCGCGAAGGTCGTTTTCTGCTCGGCCGGGGTGCGCGATCTGGGCGAACAGGTCGCGAAGCTCGTCACTGACGTCGAGCAGTGGTATGCGTTCGGGGGCCCGGTCGACGGCTATGCCAGCTACGACGGGCTTTTGGCATCCGCCGGTGACACCCGCCTGACCGACCAGCCCCGCGGTTCGGAGATGTTGTACTCCTCGGGAACCACTGGGCGGCCCAAAGGCATCAAGCCGCACCGGATTCCGGTTCAGATCGATGAACCTGCGGATCCGATCGTCGGGTTGCTACAGCACGCGTTCGGGGTGAGTGACGATGACGTCTACCTGTCGCCCGCGCCGATCTATCACACCGCACCGCTGAAGTGGTGCGGTGCGGTGCATGCACTGGGCGGAACAGTCGTCCTGATGGAACGGTTCGACGCCGAACAGACATTGGACGCCATCGAGAAGTACCGGGTGACGGCCACTCAGATGGTGCCGACGATGTTCGTCCGGATGCTGCAACTGCCGGAAGAGGTTCGGTCTCGGTACGACGTGTCGTCCCTGCGGTTGGCGGTGCACGCGGCCGCGCCGTGCCCGCCGGATGTCAAGGACGCGATGATCCATTGGTGGGGACCGATTCTCGTCGAGTACTACGGTGCCACCGAACAGCACGGCACGACGATCATCACCACCGAGGAATGGCGCACCAAGCGGGGTTCGGTGGGCAGGGCGGCGATGGGCATTCTGCACATCTGCGATGACGCCGGTGCCGAACTGCCCCCCGGTGAGATCGGCACCATCTACTTCGAGCGCGAGGTAGCCCCGTTCGTCTACCACAATGATCCGGAGAAGACTGCGCAGTCCCGTCATCCACAGCATGAGAACTGGTGCACGGTGGGCGATGTGGGTTATGTCGATGAGGACGGTTATCTGTTCCTGACCGACCGCAAGGGGTTCACGATCATCTCTGGCGGGGTGAACATCTACCCCCAGGAGATCGAGAACGTCCTGACCCTGCATCCGAAGATCTTCGATGTGGCGGTGATCGGTGTGCCGGACCCCGAGATGGGCGAACAGGTGAAGGCCGTGGTTCAGTTGCGCGAGGGCGTTGAGGCGTCGGATGAATTGGCCGCGGAGATCATCGCCTATGTGCGCGAACGCATTGCCCATTACAAGGCACCCCGGTCGGTCGACTTCGTCGATGAACTTCCCCGGCTGGCCACCGGAAAACTAGCCAAACGAGTTCTGATCAATCGCTACCAGGAGGCAGCACGATGA
- a CDS encoding cytochrome P450 — protein sequence MTTETTEPRVDRPPFDPICISTLEFWSKTAEEREPYFKILRDERPVSWHPPIEGTMMPPPVDGVWAITRHEDIEYVSKNPQLFCSGQGTQVEAIPPEMLVLAESFLSMDGEEHSSLRRLISSVFTPRRLSIIRDQVNNQAKQIVDDFVKTKEGDFVEQVAKKLPMWTIYEMVGLPPEKRDETTRHADGMVSWADPEVAAGREPMQVILESLTALRETAMELADQRRAEPTDDLMSQLVQAEVDGRRLTNDELGAFFVLLSVAGNDTTRNSTSIATMALQEFPDQKELLLNDFDGHIHTAIEEFVRWATPVMTFRRTVTEDTVLRGQELKQGDWVLLMYSSGNRDERAFTDPHKFDIRRKPNPHVAFGGGGPHYCMGAFLAKMQLEAMFRELLFRAPTLRVGEPSYLRSNFMRAVKSLPYTLD from the coding sequence ATGACCACCGAGACCACCGAACCCCGCGTCGACCGGCCGCCGTTCGATCCGATCTGCATCTCGACCCTGGAGTTCTGGTCCAAGACCGCCGAGGAGAGGGAGCCGTACTTCAAGATCCTCCGCGATGAGCGGCCCGTCAGCTGGCACCCGCCGATCGAGGGCACCATGATGCCCCCGCCGGTGGACGGGGTGTGGGCGATCACCCGCCATGAGGACATCGAGTACGTCAGCAAGAACCCGCAACTGTTCTGCTCGGGTCAGGGCACACAGGTCGAGGCGATCCCGCCGGAGATGCTGGTGCTGGCGGAGTCGTTCCTGTCGATGGACGGAGAGGAGCATTCCAGCCTGCGGCGCCTGATCAGTTCGGTGTTCACCCCGCGGCGGCTGTCCATCATCCGCGATCAGGTGAACAATCAGGCCAAGCAGATCGTCGACGACTTCGTCAAGACCAAAGAGGGCGACTTCGTCGAGCAGGTCGCCAAGAAGCTGCCGATGTGGACGATCTACGAGATGGTGGGCCTGCCGCCGGAGAAGCGCGATGAGACCACCCGCCACGCCGACGGCATGGTGTCGTGGGCCGACCCGGAGGTCGCCGCGGGCCGCGAACCCATGCAGGTGATCCTGGAATCGCTTACGGCGCTGCGGGAAACCGCCATGGAGCTGGCCGATCAGCGTCGCGCGGAACCCACCGACGATCTGATGTCGCAGCTGGTGCAGGCGGAGGTGGACGGGCGGCGGCTCACCAATGACGAGCTCGGCGCGTTCTTCGTGCTGTTGTCGGTGGCGGGCAATGACACCACGCGGAACAGCACCTCGATCGCCACGATGGCGCTGCAGGAGTTCCCGGATCAGAAGGAGTTGCTGCTCAACGACTTCGACGGGCATATCCACACGGCCATCGAGGAGTTCGTGCGCTGGGCGACCCCGGTGATGACCTTCCGGCGCACCGTCACCGAAGACACGGTGCTACGCGGTCAGGAGCTCAAGCAGGGCGACTGGGTGCTGCTGATGTACTCGTCGGGCAACCGTGACGAGCGGGCCTTCACCGATCCGCACAAGTTTGACATCCGGCGCAAGCCGAACCCGCACGTGGCGTTCGGCGGTGGCGGACCGCACTACTGCATGGGCGCTTTCCTGGCCAAGATGCAACTCGAGGCGATGTTCCGCGAACTGCTCTTCCGCGCCCCGACCCTGCGGGTCGGCGAACCGTCGTATCTGCGCAGCAACTTCATGCGGGCCGTGAAATCGCTGCCCTACACCCTCGATTAG
- a CDS encoding coniferyl-alcohol dehydrogenase: MSEFTNRRYVVTGAASGIGDATARKLLAAGAEVTSMDRNPPSAPVSRHIEVDLANPRSIDAAVEQLEGSYDGLMNIAGIPGTAPGETVLAVNSLAVRHLTEAFLDRLNSGGTVTTVSSTAGFGWPERLEAIRDLLATESFEDGARWFKEHPQQGNAYNFSKEVTTVYTMTMGLTAAQRGIRINAVLPGPVETPILADFEESMGKDTLDGVKALLGRHASPDDIADVVVFLASDAARWINGQAVAVDGGITGAVASGVVPKPEF, translated from the coding sequence ATGTCTGAATTCACCAATAGGCGCTATGTCGTCACCGGGGCGGCGTCGGGAATCGGTGACGCGACCGCTCGCAAGCTGCTTGCCGCGGGTGCGGAGGTCACTTCCATGGACCGCAATCCGCCGAGCGCCCCGGTCAGCAGGCATATCGAGGTGGACCTGGCGAACCCGCGCAGCATCGACGCGGCCGTGGAACAGCTCGAGGGCAGCTACGACGGGCTGATGAACATCGCCGGAATTCCCGGCACCGCACCGGGTGAGACGGTGCTGGCGGTCAACAGCCTCGCGGTACGCCACCTGACCGAGGCGTTTCTCGACCGGCTCAACAGCGGGGGCACGGTGACCACGGTGTCCTCGACCGCGGGCTTCGGCTGGCCCGAGCGACTCGAAGCGATCCGTGACCTGCTGGCCACCGAGTCGTTCGAAGACGGTGCCCGCTGGTTCAAGGAGCATCCGCAGCAGGGCAACGCCTACAACTTCTCCAAAGAGGTCACCACCGTCTACACCATGACGATGGGCCTGACCGCGGCACAGCGGGGAATCCGCATCAACGCGGTGCTGCCCGGTCCGGTCGAGACGCCGATCCTCGCCGATTTCGAGGAGTCGATGGGCAAGGACACCCTCGACGGGGTCAAGGCGCTGCTGGGGCGGCACGCCAGCCCCGACGACATCGCCGATGTGGTGGTGTTCCTGGCATCCGATGCCGCCCGGTGGATCAACGGACAAGCGGTCGCGGTCGACGGCGGAATCACCGGAGCGGTCGCTTCCGGTGTCGTGCCTAAACCCGAATTCTAG
- a CDS encoding aldehyde dehydrogenase family protein: MTISIESRNSPTTGVRDQLHEVFATGRTKPLRWRLAQLAGIERLCREQEAAIAEALEHDLGRSAVEAWLGDIASTVAEAGYARRHLKKWMRRKRVSLPLAQRPGRGWVQYDPLGVVLIIGPWNYPLYLSLGPLVAAVAAGNCAVIKPSELAPATSALLARLVPRYLDGDAIKVVEGDAQTTQDLLAQGFDHALFTGGTEVGRKIMAAAAPTLTPVTLELGGKSPVIVTADADLDVAARRIAWVKLMNSGQTCIAPDYVLVDRSVRDALVTKIVDTVKAFRAGESPSLRIVNERQFDRLASLIATTSGRIVSGGGTDRARLRIEPTVIVDPVPTDPVMAEEIFGPILPVLTIESADAAVKFVNDRPKPLAMYVFTKSTQTGRRLIDAIPSGGAVINHLAMHCLVPQLPFGGVGDSGMGAYHGRWGFEALSHRRAVLAKPSRPDPSLVYPPYTERALKLMRRMF; encoded by the coding sequence ATGACTATCAGTATTGAAAGCCGCAACTCCCCGACAACCGGGGTGCGGGATCAGCTGCACGAGGTGTTCGCCACCGGCCGCACCAAGCCGTTGCGGTGGCGACTGGCCCAGCTGGCCGGGATCGAACGGCTGTGCCGGGAGCAGGAAGCCGCCATCGCCGAGGCGCTGGAACACGATCTGGGCCGGTCGGCGGTCGAAGCCTGGCTCGGTGATATCGCCTCCACCGTCGCCGAGGCCGGCTACGCGCGCAGGCACCTCAAGAAGTGGATGCGCCGCAAGCGGGTGAGCCTGCCGCTGGCCCAACGGCCCGGTCGCGGCTGGGTGCAATACGATCCCCTCGGGGTCGTCCTGATCATCGGGCCGTGGAACTATCCGCTCTACCTGTCGCTGGGACCCTTGGTCGCGGCCGTCGCAGCGGGCAACTGCGCGGTGATCAAACCGTCCGAACTGGCGCCGGCCACCTCGGCGCTGTTGGCCCGCCTGGTGCCGCGCTACCTGGACGGGGACGCGATCAAGGTGGTCGAGGGTGACGCACAGACCACCCAGGACCTGTTGGCGCAGGGATTCGATCACGCGTTGTTCACCGGTGGTACCGAGGTCGGACGCAAGATCATGGCCGCCGCGGCGCCCACCCTGACACCGGTCACCCTTGAACTCGGCGGGAAGAGCCCGGTGATCGTCACCGCCGACGCCGATCTCGATGTGGCGGCCCGACGCATCGCCTGGGTCAAGTTGATGAACTCGGGGCAGACCTGCATCGCCCCCGACTATGTCCTCGTCGACCGCTCGGTCCGAGATGCGCTGGTCACCAAGATCGTCGATACCGTAAAGGCCTTCCGCGCCGGGGAATCACCGTCGCTGCGCATTGTCAACGAGCGTCAGTTCGACCGGCTGGCCTCGCTGATCGCCACCACGAGCGGCCGGATCGTCTCCGGCGGCGGCACAGACCGGGCGCGGTTGCGTATCGAGCCGACGGTGATCGTCGATCCGGTGCCGACCGACCCGGTCATGGCCGAGGAGATCTTCGGACCGATCCTCCCGGTGCTGACCATCGAATCCGCCGATGCCGCGGTGAAATTCGTCAACGACCGGCCGAAACCACTGGCGATGTACGTGTTCACCAAGTCGACCCAAACCGGTCGCCGGCTGATCGACGCGATCCCGTCGGGTGGTGCGGTGATCAACCATCTCGCGATGCACTGTCTGGTGCCGCAACTGCCCTTCGGCGGCGTCGGAGACAGCGGAATGGGCGCCTACCACGGTCGGTGGGGCTTCGAAGCGCTCAGCCACCGCCGCGCGGTGCTCGCCAAGCCGAGCCGGCCCGACCCGTCGCTGGTGTACCCGCCCTACACCGAGCGGGCGCTCAAACTCATGCGGAGGATGTTCTGA
- a CDS encoding ferredoxin, with product MAVRVDLSKCTGIGLCEVTAPTVFQIGDDGQSRVIKDNLDAEERAAVEEAISNCPTRALSMDAS from the coding sequence ATGGCAGTGCGGGTGGATCTCAGCAAATGCACCGGGATCGGGTTGTGCGAGGTCACCGCCCCGACGGTGTTCCAGATCGGTGACGACGGCCAATCCCGGGTCATCAAAGACAACCTGGACGCCGAGGAACGAGCGGCCGTCGAAGAGGCGATCTCCAACTGCCCGACCCGCGCCCTCTCGATGGACGCGTCCTGA